The Daphnia pulicaria isolate SC F1-1A chromosome 12, SC_F0-13Bv2, whole genome shotgun sequence genome contains a region encoding:
- the LOC124316278 gene encoding uncharacterized protein LOC124316278, producing MRFTLSILMLICLVSAVHFQPSNSSNTRTSGFKLKNLFDGHHGKHFGGTDVISSRKFGLGIKAVLLKPLLLVALAKIKLALLFGKPLVLLTLKKLLLDVVLGKLLLKIPLILLGGKALIAKVLALKFALIAKGLIGLKAPLVLLFLGGFLKGALKGTGLGLAIAGGLLKLNDHGSSAEDEYDEHYYALPPPPPPSYGAPSYYSAPASYSSAPAPVYSSPDPLYSQNYDAVISEYSGVGGGYDIGRKKRNAERRNDEDDSEEEVEDSEEDLTDESPEDLKLEFEAARTNANAYLYMAAQFDEQSCGRRLMCEVYQKPQGSRTDDELILQDIFGYPLAPLSEEDQGTPKEMYYRAAQLGTSHQGRPNSQICARVYATCPHNAEQLIHFFVSEDVETNEIDSDNRPVSHLQPPKQSAARLPFYHPRQPNISPAQQWKPAVVRPAVHKQQPQTTKPAQEQNRRPTVAVTPVAPLRKRFIAAPAA from the exons ATGCGTTTCACTCTTTCGATTCTTATGCTGATCTGCTTGGTATCAGCCGTACATTTTCAGCCGAGCAACAGTAGCAACACTCGGACATCcggttttaaattgaaaaatctttttgatgGACATCACGGCAAACATTTTGGCGGAACGGACGTCATATCTTCAAGGAAATTTGGTTTGGGTATCAAAGCTGTTCTCCTCAAGCCGCTACTTTTGGTGGCCCTAGCGAAAATCAAGCTCGCTCTTCTATTTGGCAAACCTTTGGTCTTGCTGACCCTTAAGAAGCTTTTACTTGATGTCGTTCTTGGCAAACTGTTGCTCAAGATTCCTCTGATTCTGCTCGGCGGCAAAGCTTTGATAGCCAAGGTGCTGGCCCTTAAGTTTGCGTTGATCGCCAAAGGATTGATCGGCTTGAAGGCCCCGCTCGTCCTACTCTTCCTCGGTGGTTTCCTGAAAGGCGCTCTAAAAGGAACAGGTTTGGGATTGGCGATTGCCGGAGGTTTATTGAAGCTGAATGACCATGGTTCCAGCGCTGAAGATGAATACGACGAACACTACTACGCccttccaccaccacctcctccttcATACGGCGCTCCTTCCTATTACAGCGCACCTGCTTCCTATTCCAGCGCTCCCGCTCCTGTTTACTCATCACCCGATCCATTGTACTCGCAGAATTATGATGCAGTTATTTCTGAATATTCCGGAGTGGGCGGAGGCTACGATATTGGCCGCAAGAAGCGCAATGCTGAAAGACGAAATGATGAAGATGACagcgaagaagaagtagaagacaGTGAGGAAGACTTAACCGACGAATCACCCGAGGATCTTAAACTGGAATTTGAAGCAGCTCGCACCAATGCCAATGCTTATCTCTACATGGCTGCCCAATTTGACGAGCAATCTTGCGGTCGTCGATTGATGTGTGAAGTCTACCAGAAACCCCAAGGAAGTCGCACCGATGACGAGCTTATTTTACAAGACATTTTCGG TTATCCGCTGGCCCCATTGAGTGAAGAAGACCAAGGTACCCCGAAGGAAATGTATTACAGAGCTGCTCAACTTGGTACCTCCCACCAAGGCCGTCCCAACAGTCAGATCTGCGCCCGTGTTTATGCAACCTGCCCTCACAATGCCGAGCAGCTGATCCACTTCTTCGTCAGCGAGGATGTCGAAACCAATGAAATTGATTCGGATAACCGCCCAGTTTCTCATCTGCAGCCTCCCAAGCAATCCGCCGCCCGTCTCCCCTTCTACCATCCTCGCCAACCCAACATTTCACCTGCCCAACAATGGAAGCCGGCTGTTGTCAGGCCTGCTGTTCATAAGCAACAACCCCAAACAACTAAGCCTGCCCAAGAGCAAAATAGACGACCAACAGTTGCTGTAACTCCGGTTGCACCTCTGCGCAAAAGATTTATCGCGGCACCAGCTGCCTAA
- the LOC124316500 gene encoding proteasome assembly chaperone 2-like has translation MFVFLKNKSLEWSSLQDFTFILPAVSVGNIGQLSVDLLISSLHCDKLAKLDHPVFVPVVGSDPYDEIREQGLMTAAELYISKEKKLVILQIRGLLIKEFCADFLSQLVDWIKKCAFAKTILLSSLHNYERVDSQLTGSPFRYTVTSAVNSSIENELKTLQWPALETRRSVWKEGNEDILFFPGGGYTSLLNKLCGEMNVPLVTLLIFCAEGDNIPGVLLVTGHFNRWLNFVPMANDAPGWKFPASWKLFFGAPAPMTMY, from the exons atgtttgtcttTCTGAAGAATAAATCACTGGAATGGTCTTCACTTCAAGATTTCACCTTTATATTG CCGGCCGTTTCAGTCGGCAACATCGGCCAGCTCTCGGTGGACTTGCTCATCAGCTCTCTACACTGTGACAAGCTAGCCAAATTGGATCACCCCGTATTCGTACCCGTAGTTGGCAGTGATCCTTATGATGAAATACGGGAACAAGGCCTCATGACAGCAGCAGAAT TATACAtcagcaaagaaaagaaactggttATTCTACAGATTCGTGGCCTTTTGATTAAG GAATTCTGTGCCGATTTCTTGTCCCAGTTAGTGGACTGGATCAAGAAATGCGCTTTTGCCAAGACGATCCTGCTGTCCAGCCTCCACAACTACGAACGAGTTGATTCCCAACTCACCGGATCCCCATTCCGCTACACTGTGACTTCAGCTGTGAACTCGTCTATTGAAAACGAATTAAA GACTCTGCAGTGGCCTGCCCTGGAGACCCGACGTTCGGTTTGGAAGGAAGGCAACGAAGATATCCTTTTCTTCCCCGGTGGAGGATATACTAGTCTTCTGAATAAATTATG TGGCGAAATGAATGTCCCTCTGGTaactcttcttattttttgcgcCGAGGGTGACAATATACCGGGAGTTTTGCTGGTGACGGGCCATTTCAACCGGTGGCTTAACTTCGTACCAATGGCCAATGATGCCCCGGGCTGGAAATTCCCAGCGtcttggaaattatttttcggtGCGCCAGCTCCCATGACCATGTAttga